The genome window AGGGGAATAAAATCAGGGCAAGATACGGTCATTCGGTTGATGTTGACCTTGATTATCCTGAGAATACGCTGCCAGAGCTTTATTACGGTGCAAGCCGCGAGGAAGTGGATATCCTGCTTGAGAAGGGGATTAAGCCCATTAAACAGAGGTATGTTCACCTGAGCACATCAGTGGATAAGGCTCGTGAGGTGGCAAGCATCCATACCGAGGATCCTGTGCTGCTGGCCATAAACGCAGAGGAAGCACAGAAGGACGGGGTGAGCCTGCTCTCGGCTACCGAAAATATTGTTCTTGCAGAGGAGATTCCTGCGAAGTATCTAAGGTTGATGCAGGATTAAACCCACACCCTGAACAGCCCGTTTTCCAGTTCTTCTATCTTGAACTTCACATCAAGGAACTGCTCGGTAACCCAGATATTCGTTTTTGTGTGCGGTGTAATCACCCGTGTGGTAAAAGAGCCTCCGCCTGCTATTGCCAGATAGGGTATGAGCTGGTCTGCAAGATATACATCCACGCCTGCGCCAGAGCTTAGCTCTGAAATTATCGCCCCGGCTGCGCTCTCGCCCACTTTTTCAGCCCTCAAGCCCGGTTTCCCAAGAGCATTGCTGCCGATAGTTCCGCACCACAGCGTAATCCCGCTTCCCGTTGAAGGGTAATCTTTTATTTCAAGTGAAATCCTGGAGTCGTAGCCCGCATCCAGCAGTGTTTTTTGGGCTGATGCTGCCTGTCTTTCTGCCACATGGGCAGGAAGACCTGAGGAATGGGAAATCCCTTCCACAAGAGAGCATGTATTACTATCAAAGCTGGCTTTTTCCAGACCCGAAGGATTGATTATTGCCTCAACGCACCCACCGCCGCGGGGATAGTATCCCCTTCGTTTAAGCATAAGCTGGCAGTCGTATCCCATCTTCGAAAGCGCACCAAGCGTTACGAACCTGAGATAATCAATGCT of Candidatus Methanoperedens sp. contains these proteins:
- the rtcA gene encoding RNA 3'-terminal phosphate cyclase — encoded protein: MKLDGSYGEGGGQILRTAVALSAVTGKPLEINNIRRTRPKPGLSAQHVKAVESLASICEAEVRGCKLHSTNLIFKPGKIKGGTYEIDIGTAGSISLFFQCLMPAAMHAAETIRIKITGGTDVQWSPSIDYLRFVTLGALSKMGYDCQLMLKRRGYYPRGGGCVEAIINPSGLEKASFDSNTCSLVEGISHSSGLPAHVAERQAASAQKTLLDAGYDSRISLEIKDYPSTGSGITLWCGTIGSNALGKPGLRAEKVGESAAGAIISELSSGAGVDVYLADQLIPYLAIAGGGSFTTRVITPHTKTNIWVTEQFLDVKFKIEELENGLFRVWV
- a CDS encoding RNA 2'-phosphotransferase codes for the protein MIKKCLNHGFFRGETCACGESGSLILNDEQTERLGRFISGALRHFPDDLGLAMNQHGWVDVDVLCDAMRTRYKWANKEKLFSIIESDEKGRYEVKGNKIRARYGHSVDVDLDYPENTLPELYYGASREEVDILLEKGIKPIKQRYVHLSTSVDKAREVASIHTEDPVLLAINAEEAQKDGVSLLSATENIVLAEEIPAKYLRLMQD